One part of the Rutidosis leptorrhynchoides isolate AG116_Rl617_1_P2 chromosome 1, CSIRO_AGI_Rlap_v1, whole genome shotgun sequence genome encodes these proteins:
- the LOC139865483 gene encoding synaptotagmin-3-like isoform X1, producing MSFLGSLFGFIGFFIGIPFGVSLGFLIFRYTDSTYVKNPVIRPIQEFDKDSLIDILPELPLWVKNPDYERVDWLNDVFRDMWPYLDKAICGMIRSMSEPIFDEYIGVYHIRSIDFENLTLGTLPPSIQGIKVHELNENHLVFDLVAKWAGNPNVTLVLNVLHLPIKIQLIDMQITAAMRVTLKPFVPTFPCFSNVFVSLLEKPDVDFGLKVMGGDLMAIPGLYHFIQNLIKKQIARLYLWPHALEIPVLDASIGAAKKPVGILHVKVVRARELKKKDIIGSSDPYVKLKLSGGRIIPSKKTSIKMKNLNPEWNEEFKLTVNDPMSQVLELHVFDWEKVGLHDKLGMQVIPLMLLKPHEKKELTIGLVKNLDSTDIRNRKPRGSITVELTFIPFVEEAVSFTGPIDFYMRKETVPKSLRTSLVNKPGLLTVTVIGAKSVEGKHHTNPCALVIFKGETRKTMLLKKTWDPTWNEEFQFMSDEAPLEEIIHIEVISKKKHKFGFGSSKESLGHVDINLVDVVYNNRMNEKYNLINSKNGVIHVDIKWNAT from the exons ATGAGCTTTCTTGGTAGCTTATTTGGATTTATAGGGTTTTTTATTGGAATCCCATTTGGTGTTTCTTTAGGTTTTCTCATTTTTAGATACACAGACTCTACATATGTAAAG AATCCAGTAATTAGACCAATTCAAGAATTCGATAAAGATTCGTTGATTGATATATTGCCTGAGCTTCCATTGTGGGTGAAGAATCCTGACTACGAACGG GTTGATTGGCTGAATGATGTATTTCGTGATATGTGGCCTTACCTTGATAAG GCAATATGTGGTATGATTAGAAGCATGTCGGAACCAATATTTGATGAATATATCGGCGTGTATCATATAAGATCTATAGATTTTGAAAACCTTACACTTGGAACTCTTCCACCTTCAATTCAag GTATAAAAGTGCACGAATTGAATGAGAACCATCTCGTATTTGATCTTGTGGCTAAATGGGCAGGGAATCCCAATGTAACTCTTGTTCTTAACGTGTTACATCTACCGATTAAAATTCAG TTGATAGATATGCAAATAACTGCAGCAATGAGAGTAACCCTGAAACCATTTGTGCCAACATTTCCATGCTTTTCGAATGTTTTTGTGTCTTTGCTAGAAAAG CCGGATGTAGATTTTGGTTTGAAAGTAATGGGGGGTGATCTTATGGCAATCCCGGGACTCTATCACTTCATTCAG AATTTAATCAAGAAACAAATTGCTAGACTTTATCTTTGGCCCCATGCTTTAGAGATACCAGTTCTTGATGCTTCCAT TGGAGCAGCAAAGAAACCGGTTGGCATACTACATGTTAAAGTTGTACGAGCACGCGAACTCAAAAAAAAGGATATAATCGGAAGTTCTGATCCGTATGTTAAGCTCAAACTTAGTGGTGGGAGGATTATTCCTTCAAAAAAGACATCTATAAAGATGAAAAATTTAAATCCTGAATGGAATGAGGAATTCAAACTCACTGTAAACGATCCCATGTCTCAAGTTCTTGAATTACACGTGTTTGACTGGGAAAAG GTTGGGCTGCACGATAAATTAGGAATGCAGGTTATCCCATTAATGCTGCTTAAACCACACGAGAAAAAGGAGTTGACTATTGGTTTGGTTAAAAACTTAGATTCGACTGATATTCGTAATAGGAAGCCAAGAGGGAGCATTACAGTGGAGTTGACTTTTATTCCTTTTGTTGAAGAAGCCGTAAGTTTTACGGGCCCCATTGATTTCTATATGAGGAAAGAAACCGTTCCTAAATCACTTAGGACATCACTTGTGAATAAGCCCGGTTTACTTACGGTGACGGTTATCGGTGCAAAGAGTGTTGAAGGCAAACATCATACTAACCCTTGTGCTTTGGTTATTTTCAAAGGAGAAACACGTAAAACGATG TTATTAAAGAAGACTTGGGATCCAACTTGGAATGAGGAATTTCAGTTTATGTCAGATGAAGCTCCATTAGAGGAAATTATTCATATTGAAGTAATAAGCAAAAAGAAGCATAAATTTGGATTTGGATCATCCAAG GAATCGTTGGGGCATGTGGATATAAATCTTGTGGATGTAGTTTACAACAATCGGATGAACGAAAAGTACAATCTTATTAACTCAAAGAATGGTGTGATACATGTTGATATAAAATGGAACGCGACGTGA
- the LOC139865483 gene encoding synaptotagmin-3-like isoform X2, which translates to MSFLGSLFGFIGFFIGIPFGVSLGFLIFRYTDSTYVKNPVIRPIQEFDKDSLIDILPELPLWVKNPDYERVDWLNDVFRDMWPYLDKAICGMIRSMSEPIFDEYIGVYHIRSIDFENLTLGTLPPSIQGIKVHELNENHLVFDLVAKWAGNPNVTLVLNVLHLPIKIQPDVDFGLKVMGGDLMAIPGLYHFIQNLIKKQIARLYLWPHALEIPVLDASIGAAKKPVGILHVKVVRARELKKKDIIGSSDPYVKLKLSGGRIIPSKKTSIKMKNLNPEWNEEFKLTVNDPMSQVLELHVFDWEKVGLHDKLGMQVIPLMLLKPHEKKELTIGLVKNLDSTDIRNRKPRGSITVELTFIPFVEEAVSFTGPIDFYMRKETVPKSLRTSLVNKPGLLTVTVIGAKSVEGKHHTNPCALVIFKGETRKTMLLKKTWDPTWNEEFQFMSDEAPLEEIIHIEVISKKKHKFGFGSSKESLGHVDINLVDVVYNNRMNEKYNLINSKNGVIHVDIKWNAT; encoded by the exons ATGAGCTTTCTTGGTAGCTTATTTGGATTTATAGGGTTTTTTATTGGAATCCCATTTGGTGTTTCTTTAGGTTTTCTCATTTTTAGATACACAGACTCTACATATGTAAAG AATCCAGTAATTAGACCAATTCAAGAATTCGATAAAGATTCGTTGATTGATATATTGCCTGAGCTTCCATTGTGGGTGAAGAATCCTGACTACGAACGG GTTGATTGGCTGAATGATGTATTTCGTGATATGTGGCCTTACCTTGATAAG GCAATATGTGGTATGATTAGAAGCATGTCGGAACCAATATTTGATGAATATATCGGCGTGTATCATATAAGATCTATAGATTTTGAAAACCTTACACTTGGAACTCTTCCACCTTCAATTCAag GTATAAAAGTGCACGAATTGAATGAGAACCATCTCGTATTTGATCTTGTGGCTAAATGGGCAGGGAATCCCAATGTAACTCTTGTTCTTAACGTGTTACATCTACCGATTAAAATTCAG CCGGATGTAGATTTTGGTTTGAAAGTAATGGGGGGTGATCTTATGGCAATCCCGGGACTCTATCACTTCATTCAG AATTTAATCAAGAAACAAATTGCTAGACTTTATCTTTGGCCCCATGCTTTAGAGATACCAGTTCTTGATGCTTCCAT TGGAGCAGCAAAGAAACCGGTTGGCATACTACATGTTAAAGTTGTACGAGCACGCGAACTCAAAAAAAAGGATATAATCGGAAGTTCTGATCCGTATGTTAAGCTCAAACTTAGTGGTGGGAGGATTATTCCTTCAAAAAAGACATCTATAAAGATGAAAAATTTAAATCCTGAATGGAATGAGGAATTCAAACTCACTGTAAACGATCCCATGTCTCAAGTTCTTGAATTACACGTGTTTGACTGGGAAAAG GTTGGGCTGCACGATAAATTAGGAATGCAGGTTATCCCATTAATGCTGCTTAAACCACACGAGAAAAAGGAGTTGACTATTGGTTTGGTTAAAAACTTAGATTCGACTGATATTCGTAATAGGAAGCCAAGAGGGAGCATTACAGTGGAGTTGACTTTTATTCCTTTTGTTGAAGAAGCCGTAAGTTTTACGGGCCCCATTGATTTCTATATGAGGAAAGAAACCGTTCCTAAATCACTTAGGACATCACTTGTGAATAAGCCCGGTTTACTTACGGTGACGGTTATCGGTGCAAAGAGTGTTGAAGGCAAACATCATACTAACCCTTGTGCTTTGGTTATTTTCAAAGGAGAAACACGTAAAACGATG TTATTAAAGAAGACTTGGGATCCAACTTGGAATGAGGAATTTCAGTTTATGTCAGATGAAGCTCCATTAGAGGAAATTATTCATATTGAAGTAATAAGCAAAAAGAAGCATAAATTTGGATTTGGATCATCCAAG GAATCGTTGGGGCATGTGGATATAAATCTTGTGGATGTAGTTTACAACAATCGGATGAACGAAAAGTACAATCTTATTAACTCAAAGAATGGTGTGATACATGTTGATATAAAATGGAACGCGACGTGA